TGCTAAAAATTAAGCGAATCGGCATTTGCGGATCAGACATCCATGTATTTCATGGTGAACATCCTGCAACTTCTTATCCTGTAGTTCAGGGTCATGAGTATTCAGCGACAATCGAAGCGGTTGGCGAAGCAGTGAAAACAGCCAAAGTTGGACAACGTGCAACTGCGCGTCCTCAGTTAGTTTGCGGAAAATGTGGGCCATGCTTGCGCGGACAATACAATGCCTGTGAGGAATTAAAAGTGCAGGGATTTCAGGCACCGGGTGTGGCACAGGAATATTTCATTGTTCCGGAAGATCGTCTGATCGTGTTTCCGGATTCAATGAGTTTTGAGCATGGCGCTATGATAGAACCTGCTGCTGTTGGGGCACATTCTACCAGCATATCAAGAGGCTTAGCCGGAAAAAATGTGGTGGTTTCCGGTGCCGGAACCATTGGCAATCTGGTTGCTCAGTTTGCTAAAGCGCGCGGGGCAAAAAAGGTTTTAATTACTGATATAAGCGATTTCAAGTTGAGCAAAGCCCACGAATGTGGCATTGAAAACACCTTGAATATTCTGAAAACTCCTTTCGCTGAAGGTATCAAGGATGCCTTTGAAAGTGAGGGCTATCAGGTTGGTTTCGAATCTGCCGGAGTTCAGGCTTCACTCGATGTATTAATTGCCAATGTAGA
The sequence above is drawn from the Microbacter margulisiae genome and encodes:
- a CDS encoding zinc-dependent alcohol dehydrogenase, which codes for MKQAIMIKPGSIEFRDVEAPCKLAPNEILLKIKRIGICGSDIHVFHGEHPATSYPVVQGHEYSATIEAVGEAVKTAKVGQRATARPQLVCGKCGPCLRGQYNACEELKVQGFQAPGVAQEYFIVPEDRLIVFPDSMSFEHGAMIEPAAVGAHSTSISRGLAGKNVVVSGAGTIGNLVAQFAKARGAKKVLITDISDFKLSKAHECGIENTLNILKTPFAEGIKDAFESEGYQVGFESAGVQASLDVLIANVEKGGEVIILGVYAKNPTVNMYFVGEHELNLFGSMMYRHEDYQEATSLISNGMIILEPLISKHFPFDQYLDAYNYIGESGDKVMKVMVDL